In Verrucomicrobiota bacterium, a single window of DNA contains:
- a CDS encoding type II secretion system protein: MNTVNPGDARCFHRRIRERCGFTLIELLVVIAIIAILAGLLLPALAKAKSRSQAVMCMNNGKQLMLAWRLYADDFRDTLIAAEDSVPGRPNWFSGWVDFTGSAVNWDINNDMTKSPMWPYTGKSQNIFKCPADKASVKPGSGPYAGQRVPRVRSISMSQVFSFGSWLPASAWRTYGKLSTITLPSKTWVVVDEHPDSLNDAAFAVQCQGADKPGTAQIIDMPANFHNGACGLSFADGHSEIHKWHGSKITSAPVRYSLMGLPVGPAGDSFVDVNWMADNTTVKQ, from the coding sequence ATGAATACCGTCAACCCAGGCGATGCTCGTTGTTTTCACCGCAGAATTCGCGAGCGGTGTGGTTTTACCTTGATCGAACTTCTTGTCGTCATCGCTATCATTGCCATTCTAGCCGGGCTGCTCTTGCCAGCTCTTGCCAAGGCGAAAAGCAGATCTCAGGCTGTCATGTGCATGAACAACGGGAAACAGTTGATGCTGGCTTGGAGGTTATACGCTGACGATTTCCGGGACACTCTCATTGCGGCTGAAGATAGCGTTCCCGGTCGCCCCAACTGGTTTTCCGGCTGGGTGGATTTTACTGGAAGCGCTGTCAATTGGGACATCAACAACGACATGACGAAAAGCCCGATGTGGCCTTACACCGGCAAATCTCAAAACATTTTCAAGTGCCCGGCGGACAAGGCCAGCGTGAAACCTGGGAGCGGCCCTTACGCTGGGCAGAGGGTGCCGCGGGTTCGCAGCATCTCCATGAGCCAGGTGTTTAGCTTCGGAAGCTGGCTTCCCGCTTCGGCTTGGAGAACTTATGGCAAACTGTCCACCATCACCCTGCCGTCCAAGACTTGGGTTGTCGTGGACGAACATCCCGACAGCCTCAACGACGCAGCGTTTGCGGTCCAGTGCCAGGGCGCAGATAAGCCGGGCACCGCGCAAATCATCGACATGCCGGCCAATTTTCACAACGGAGCGTGTGGGCTCTCATTTGCCGATGGGCATTCTGAAATCCACAAATGGCATGGCTCAAAGATTACAAGTGCCCCTGTTCGATACAGCCTGATGGGATTACCGGTCGGGCCTGCTGGCGACTCGTTTGTCGATGTAAATTGGATGGCCGACAATACGACCGTCAAGCAATAA
- a CDS encoding prepilin-type N-terminal cleavage/methylation domain-containing protein codes for MNCQNEFNFRESQTLRTAFTLIELLVVIAIIAILAGLLLPVLSRAKTKAQAISCLSNTKQLTLAWIMYSGDNRDQLIQNYLADQTYAWVQGDVNAAPGDTNVNNIKNGKLFAYNTSLGIYVCPADDYKRNGKRATRVRSFSMSGQMNSDVDWVNPAYPVRRKYSDIVKPSPVGALVFIDESTITLEDAYFAIQVDNRVWQNSPSDRHDRGANLSFADGHSEIYKWKEPKTGKVSWNEPAQRPVDRDFDRVAATIGTKN; via the coding sequence ATGAACTGCCAGAATGAATTTAATTTCAGAGAATCACAGACGCTCCGAACCGCATTCACGTTGATCGAACTGCTGGTCGTCATCGCCATCATCGCGATCCTCGCCGGTTTGCTGTTGCCGGTATTGTCGAGGGCAAAGACAAAGGCCCAGGCCATTTCCTGCCTGAGCAACACGAAGCAACTCACGCTGGCGTGGATCATGTACAGCGGTGATAACCGGGATCAATTAATTCAGAATTATTTGGCAGACCAAACGTACGCCTGGGTTCAAGGCGATGTCAACGCGGCTCCCGGCGACACCAACGTCAACAACATTAAGAACGGAAAACTCTTCGCCTACAACACGTCCTTGGGAATTTATGTTTGTCCGGCTGATGATTACAAACGGAATGGGAAGAGGGCAACCCGGGTGCGAAGTTTTTCGATGTCAGGGCAGATGAACAGTGACGTTGACTGGGTCAACCCTGCTTACCCCGTTCGTAGAAAGTACTCGGACATTGTCAAACCTTCGCCAGTGGGTGCCTTGGTGTTCATTGACGAGAGCACCATAACGCTTGAAGATGCTTATTTCGCGATCCAGGTTGATAACCGAGTCTGGCAAAACAGTCCTTCCGATCGGCATGATCGCGGAGCCAACCTGAGTTTTGCTGACGGCCACTCCGAAATTTACAAATGGAAGGAGCCGAAAACTGGCAAGGTTTCGTGGAATGAGCCGGCGCAGAGGCCTGTCGATCGCGACTTCGACAGGGTAGCCGCCACGATCGGCACCAAGAATTAG
- a CDS encoding formylglycine-generating enzyme family protein, with product MTDHARKNKNTGPRSLPAPSCPRRAQSAAKFPLTGKKKLSAQGFGLSKSVWRSFLFSFLAVAVLLCTIPFARAVEARFFRIVGPGATTITGISADGNVTWTNAVTNVICTVQAADSLTGASNWVDYVQVPISNHVVSYHFFDANPPVGMAFIPAGSFTMGNAMNPSEGGGEELPLHTVYVSGFFMDKYLVTEALWNEVKAWNGGNGYSYTNSGSAPATNHPVLFADWYDMVKWCNARSEKEGLTPCFYTDAGLSAIYKTAEVTPYVKWDANGYRLPTEAEWEKAARGGASGHRFPWTGTDEISHSRANYNGYSLACDWNSELYYDLSCGYHPTFKDAAYATSPVGYFAPNAYGLYDMAGNVCNRCWDRYGAYSSDSQTDPHGPSAGSLRVMRGGSWYNYGNIARCSNRYPFNPAWNFFDVGFRCVRGH from the coding sequence ATGACTGACCACGCGCGAAAGAACAAGAATACCGGACCACGCTCGCTGCCCGCGCCGTCCTGCCCTCGCCGAGCGCAGAGCGCAGCGAAGTTTCCGCTGACCGGCAAGAAAAAGTTGTCTGCTCAGGGCTTCGGATTGTCCAAATCGGTGTGGCGTTCATTCCTGTTCTCGTTTCTCGCCGTGGCGGTTCTACTGTGTACGATCCCGTTCGCCCGCGCGGTCGAAGCACGCTTTTTTCGGATTGTCGGCCCCGGCGCAACCACCATCACGGGGATTTCTGCGGACGGAAACGTCACCTGGACGAACGCGGTAACGAACGTCATTTGCACCGTTCAGGCGGCTGATTCCCTGACGGGCGCAAGTAACTGGGTGGACTACGTTCAAGTACCCATCAGCAATCACGTCGTCAGCTACCACTTCTTTGATGCCAATCCACCGGTGGGGATGGCGTTCATTCCAGCCGGTTCATTCACGATGGGCAATGCAATGAACCCCAGCGAGGGCGGCGGCGAGGAACTTCCGCTGCACACCGTCTATGTGAGCGGGTTTTTCATGGACAAATACCTGGTGACGGAGGCGCTTTGGAACGAGGTGAAGGCTTGGAACGGTGGCAACGGCTACAGCTATACCAACTCCGGCTCGGCACCGGCGACCAACCACCCGGTTCTCTTTGCTGATTGGTATGATATGGTCAAGTGGTGCAATGCGCGATCAGAGAAGGAGGGGTTGACGCCCTGCTTCTACACGGATGCCGGTCTGTCGGCAATTTACAAGACCGCGGAGGTGACTCCCTACGTGAAATGGGACGCCAACGGGTATCGTTTGCCGACGGAAGCGGAATGGGAAAAGGCAGCGCGAGGCGGGGCCAGCGGGCACCGCTTCCCGTGGACCGGCACCGACGAGATCTCGCACAGCCGGGCGAACTACAACGGCTACTCGCTGGCTTGTGACTGGAATTCCGAACTTTACTATGACCTGTCGTGTGGCTATCATCCGACCTTCAAGGATGCTGCTTATGCCACGAGTCCAGTGGGATACTTTGCGCCGAACGCGTATGGGCTTTATGACATGGCGGGCAACGTCTGCAACCGGTGCTGGGACCGGTACGGGGCGTATTCAAGCGATTCGCAAACCGACCCGCACGGGCCTTCGGCAGGTTCCCTCCGTGTGATGCGGGGCGGTAGTTGGTACAACTATGGCAACATCGCGCGGTGCTCCAATCGCTACCCCTTCAACCCGGCCTGGAACTTCTTCGACGTTGGGTTTCGTTGTGTGAGGGGGCATTAG